One window of the Trifolium pratense cultivar HEN17-A07 linkage group LG2, ARS_RC_1.1, whole genome shotgun sequence genome contains the following:
- the LOC123904424 gene encoding PHD finger protein PERSISTENT TAPETAL CELL 1-like, whose protein sequence is MSSSNKVKDKYKITRGQLMKDMICLYRYILIDTKPIIGSEFLSAIPLAARIILDTKYYIKDYGEVPLQVEVGSEGKFNLYCTILLRNVNNGVHDHEYYLNKDMPMTIPIPMPPYECITLKSCATINDLKLEVERNFREIYWGLKSFVVESNGNLMNAKGNEMVFGMIEIGGKLVLEGWNGGDIGINMVEQICERDPNKGIVECICGIKEDDGERMVSCDICEIWQHTRCVRIPNDEEVPHIFLCKRCEQEIVLFPSLL, encoded by the coding sequence ATGAGTAGTAGTAATAAAGTTAAGGACAAGTACAAGATCACAAGGGGTCAACTCATGAAAGACATGATTTGTTTGTATAGATACATACTAATTGACACAAAACCAATTATAGGGTCAGAATTTCTTTCAGCTATACCATTGGCAGCTAGAATAATTCTTGACACTAAATATTATATCAAAGACTATGGAGAGGTTCCTTTGCAAGTTGAAGTAGGATCGGAAGGAAAATTCAATCTTTATTGTACAATTTTGCTGAGGAATGTTAACAATGGAGTACATGATCATGAGTATTATTTGAACAAGGATATGCCAATGACAATTCCAATTCCAATGCCACCTTATGAATGTATCACATTGAAAAGTTGTGCTACAATTAATGACTTAAAGCTAGAAGTTGAAAGGAATTTTAGGGAAATCTATTGGGGATTAAAGAGTTTTGTAGTGGAATCTAATGGGAATTTGATGAATGCAAAAGGGAATGAAATGGTTTTTGGGATGATTGAAATTGGTGGAAAACTTGTACTTGAAGGTTGGAATGGTGGTGACATTGGAATCAATATGGTTGAGCAAATATGTGAAAGGGATCCAAATAAAGGCATTGTTGAGTGCATTTGTGGAATTAAAGAAGATGATGGTGAGAGAATGGTGTCTTGTGATATTTGTGAAATTTGGCAACACACTAGGTGTGTTAGAATTCCAAATGATGAAGAAGTTCCTCATATTTTTCTATGTAAAAGGTGTGAGCAAGAAATTGTTCTTTTCCCTTCTTTGCTATAA
- the LOC123904425 gene encoding metacaspase-5-like has translation MDKKKKKKKKALIVGLSYRDDPVRTLMRGPINSAVYLKKLLMKEFEFSQKDITLVTDALGKTPTDKEIINHLLNLLANAQPGDIFLFYYIGHGGRRESKEYNNNSGYIEYISLGKNAEGVKTFISDNTLRHIVEPLPQGCSFTFMADCCCSGALLEGATEIFGSSTQFPVTDKIPAPMTEHLDLKRVDLSNCRKLGILFSACQSFETTGGKYCDVKRKQVAYFTDTVIAIINKFGVNISNRFLFEKIKEAYVEDGKEQSPGLYCDISQVDLLFLSLEEAETSQLPENSEQAKLTDNQPRE, from the exons ATggataagaagaagaagaagaaaaagaaggcaCTTATAGTTGGTCTTTCATATAGAGATGATCCTGTTAGAACCCTTATGAGGGGTCCTATTAACTCAGCAGTATATCTTAAAAAACTTTTAATGAAAGAGTTTGAGTTTTCTCAAAAGGACATAACACTTGTTACTGATGCATTGGGTAAAACTCCAACagataaagaaataataaatcatTTGCTAAATCTGCTAGCAAATGCACAACCTGGagacatttttcttttctactaCATCGGGCACGGGGGTCGCCGAGAATCAAAGGAGTACAATAATAACTCTGGTTATATTGAATACATCTCTCTTGGAAAAAATGCTGAGGGGGTCAAAACTTTTATATCCG ACAATACTCTCCGCCATATCGTTGAACCACTTCCACAGGGTTGTTCGTTTACCTTTATGGCAGATTGTTGTTGTTCGGGCGCACTTCTCGAAGGAGCAACGGAAATCTTTGGAAGTAGTACTCAATTCCCCGTGACAGACAAAATTCCGGCACCAATGACTGAACATCTGGATCTAAAACGTGTTGACTTGTCAAATTGCCGTAAACTCGGGATATTATTCTCCGCTTGTCAGAGTTTTGAAACAACTGGCGGTAAATATTGTGATGTCAAAAGGAAACAGGTTGCCTATTTTACCGACACGGTGATTGCCATAATCAACAAGTTTGGAGTCAACATCTCCAACAGATTTCTATTTGAGAAGATAAAAGAGGCATATGTTGAGGACGGAAAGGAACAGTCACCGGGGTTATACTGTGATATAAGTCAGGtggatttgttatttttaagtCTTGAAGAGGCGGAAACAAGTCAGCTTCCTGAAAATAGTGAGCAAGCTAAATTGACGGATAATCAACCGAGGGAATGA
- the LOC123904426 gene encoding heat shock cognate 70 kDa protein 2-like — LDYIYLFGQKNKFAITNDKGRLSKEEIEKKVQEAEKYKSEDEEHKKKVEAKNALENYAYNMRNTIKDDNIASKLSADDKKKIEDAIEHAIQWLDGNQLAEADEFEDNNELKHQVCYWVIIVNHKFY; from the coding sequence CttgattatatttatttatttggccAGAAGAACAAGTTTGCAATTACTAATGACAAGGGTAGGCTCTCAAAGGAGGAGATTGAGAAGAAGGTACAAGAAGCTGAGAAGTACAAATCGGAGGACGAGGAACACAAGAAGAAGGTGGAGGCCAAGAATGCTCTTGAGAACTATGCCTATAACATGAGGAACACAATCAAGGATGACAACATTGCTTCTAAGTTGTCTGCTGATGATAAGAAGAAGATTGAAGATGCTATCGAGCATGCAATTCAATGGCTGGATGGAAACCAACTTGCAGAGGCTGATGAATTTGAAGACAATAATGAATTGAAGCATCAAGTATGCTATTGGGTGATTATAGTAAATCACAA